GACCGCTTTGCCGGCAAAGAGCGGCCCATCGCAGGTCGCGCAATACGCCACGCCCCGGCCAAGATATTCTTTTTCACCTGGAACGTCCAACTTTTTTGGCCGCTTGCCGGAAGCGATCAAAACCGTCCTGGAAAGCAGTTGTTCGCCATTAGAAAGGATCGTCTTAAAATTACCCCCATCTTTTTCAACCCTTATGGCCTCAGACCCTTCACGCAGGTCAAACTTGTACTGGTTAAGGTGATCGGAAAATTTCTTGACAAGGTCGGGCCCGGAGATCAATTGGAAACCAAGGTAGTTCTCGATATTTCCGGACCAGGCGGCCTGGCCCCCGATCTCTTTAGCCAAAATAGCGAAAGAAATCTTTTTTCTGGCGGCATAAACCGAAGCGGTGATCCCGGCCGGCCCTCCGCCAACAATGATCAGATCAAGGAGCATTTACCGGCTAAGCCAGGCCGAAACGACCTGCTGGGAGTTGGTTAAAACCATCAATCCGATCAGGATCAACAGCACCCCGCTGACCGTTTCAATGTAGCTAAAGAGCTGCTGGACTTTTTTAATGTAAACTATGGCCAGATCAAGCAGCCAGGCGGCCAGAATAAAAGGAATAGCTACCCCCAAAGAATAAAAGACCAATAAAATAATCCCGTTATTCAAACTCGAAGAAACGCTGGCCAGGACTAAAATAGAACCAAGGATCGGTCCTGCGCAAGGGACCCAGGCGGATGAAAAAGCCATGCCAAAAACAAAAGAGCCAAGATAACCGCTCGGTTTAAACCGCATTTCCAGGCCAAAATGGGTTTGCAGAAAGCTTAAATTGATCACCCGGAGCAAAAACAACCCTAAGATGATCACCACCACTCCGCCAACGATCCTGATCACCGACCGGTATGACATTAACAACTGGCCGATAGCGCTCGCGGTGGCTCCCAGGATAATAAAGACCAGGGAAAAACCAAGGACAAAAAAGAGGGCGCTGATCAGGGTTGTCCGCCTGGCCGCCGCGATATCAATCTGGTATTCTTTGACCGTGATCCCGGTCAAAAACAGGATATATGAAGGGATCAAAGGCAAGATGCAGGGGGAAAAGAAGGAGAGAAGTCCGGCAAGAAAAGC
This is a stretch of genomic DNA from Candidatus Margulisiibacteriota bacterium. It encodes these proteins:
- a CDS encoding cytochrome c biogenesis protein CcdA; the protein is MSSIPILIAFLAGLLSFFSPCILPLIPSYILFLTGITVKEYQIDIAAARRTTLISALFFVLGFSLVFIILGATASAIGQLLMSYRSVIRIVGGVVVIILGLFLLRVINLSFLQTHFGLEMRFKPSGYLGSFVFGMAFSSAWVPCAGPILGSILVLASVSSSLNNGIILLVFYSLGVAIPFILAAWLLDLAIVYIKKVQQLFSYIETVSGVLLILIGLMVLTNSQQVVSAWLSR